The Magnolia sinica isolate HGM2019 chromosome 3, MsV1, whole genome shotgun sequence genome includes the window caagctattaggctttgataccacttgaaaaggccgagctaagagccttacgggggggtgaataggactatgccaaataaaaaaaatttaagagcagaataataaagaaataatcaaagatagcacttatcaatttaaatagcagaaatgaatagcaacctcaaatgtacaagtattgagaagttaatacagatgttgttctaaggacaaccttacaccaaaaaccaatggcttatggtaggacaacctgatttctagaacggtctgtgtatcaaaaactcaaacaaatacagaggaataaagagtaaaataaaaataaatttctactgttattacaacattcaccacatgtgcagaaagtaaattacaatctttcaccacaaatgctgaaaaataaattacaacaatcaACCACTTAAGCACATGtaaccattcaccacaactctaggaattatagtggttcgcttgtgtgtacaccaattgttaaagaacagccacacaactactccactcccaatatcctcacacagtggatattagctttcactatgaaataggttttccaaggttcacctaaaaccttcacaattgtattttcaaaaggctaccacaattaaaaaacccacttactgagattttctagctatcttagtcaaaaccaaaaatgaaagattttctggcaatcttacaaaccaaataatgaaaatagaaatgtacttatctgaatattcttcttttgatgaagcccggtagaaccgattCGATGTAGACGTTCAATGTAGACGTCCAATgtacaatctcacatatgaaagggttcatgaaagggttcttagatctaaatgatttttagattaaattttTCAGGGCTAGCTtgttttgattttgatctcaaaaagggtaaaatcaatattccctttacATAAGAATTATAATAGAAAATAGatcaaaaaatcaaatacaaaaaagctattaaaagaatcttaaatactaaccaattaactTCTGAAATGTGgggactgttgagggtcaaatattgcatatagactctgaaaatcgtcctcaatttataagcaaaaatattgttcactcgactggcccattggtcagttcgactggtcgaaggaccaacaagaattcaaaattttaggtgcgataagataagatcgctactcgactagtcgagtagcttGCTCGGcaggtcgagtggcctgctcgacttgTCGAGCCttgcactcgactggttgagcattgttcactcgactggtcaagtaatcTCTAGGACTGGTTAAGGGTCCAatagaaaatcccaaaaattcacaacaaaccttggactggtcgagctagtgcttggactagtcgaacatagggtaagactagtcgagataaagcctataaaattatataatgacccaatttaagtatgcaatcaatatgacctaacctatggtcaatctagggtcattcataccttatcggtgaagattgaacattgaaacatttttcgcttcggttgatagattatcatgaagtacttgaagcttgtcatcttgaagtactttgaagcttgagcttgagagcTTGtaacttgagtttcaacttgagtataTGAGCTTAAGCTTGAGAATATTACTTGAGCTTGATTCTTTAAGTAATGCACaatgtcttgatatagttgaaacttgaaaacttgatttAGTACTTGAACATCTTATTTTTGAACTTCTAGATCTTGTACTTGAGTTGCTTGAACTTCTtattcttgaacttgtacttgattgTAGGCAAGGATGATATAATGTTGAGCTACaaaagatacagattccaagaggttttggcacttcaaaatttgacaaatctaagaTAACATTTACAGTTTCCATTTGCTAACCgttgcttgccacacgctttcatcaatggacctCAAAAAGTTCCTCATCCTGGCTtcccaataagcataattggagccattaaatggtggtgGCTTATTAatagaaagactatcaaaatttgacatattgaaaGCTCGAGATCGATTAGCTTGAGAAATAAGTCTaatggaatgagctattaggatctgataccacttgaaaagggtgagctctcagtcctagagggggggggggggggggtgaataagactatgccaaatatgaattAAATGCAGAATATAAGGCAGATAGCATAAATAAATTGCAACCTCTAATGCaatagtcttgagaggttgatataaactttgttcaaaggacaaccttataccaaaaaccaaggtttattaTAGGACAACCTAATGTCTTGAACTTGGTAAGGATCAAAAACTTAAACCAAtaccaaaggaaaataaaataaatctagctattacaacattcaccacatgtacatgaaaataacTACAACTTtcagcacatcacatacatcaccatcatcatcatcataatcatcatccaaactccgagaattatagtggttcgggtgtacaccaattattctcaaacagccaccctcctccactcccaatatctacAATCCATGGGATATcgactttcactaagaaagaaggctttccaaggttcacctaaaaacctttacaattgtgttttcaatgggctaccacaataaAAAGCCCCACACACTGAatttttctagctatctcagtcaaaaccaaaatgaaagatttttttgGTAATCTTACAAACcataatataataaatgaaatatatttatctgaagattcttcttcgatgtagctcggtagaaccaattaTTTGTAGACTTAGATGtttaatgttcaatctcacaaatgaaagggttctaggtctaaatgaattttcatttaaaatcaaacttaggctagcttgatttgatttcttagatctcaaaagggttaagcaaaatttcctttttaataaGTAGAATTGAATAACAAgagatcaataaaatcaaaagaGCTACAAAAGAGTCTAAAATTACTGAGCAATAGTTTCACTATAGCAGGGACTTAATTCTCAGAGAGGAGGCTTGATATAACTTGAAATTAAGGAATAAAGCTAAGAAATGCCCTCTATTTATAGGGTGAAATTCGGTtccctcaactggtctaaggtctgCCTCAACTGGTCCAAGTAacaaccatttttttaaaattctggaGCGATCGGATAAACCCGTTACTCGACTAGTGGAGTGGcctactcaactagtcgagtgggctCAAAATAACTTGCTGGACTTCGTGTTGAGCCCTGCTCGATTGGACGAGTCAGTctccacgaccgatcgagcaaggTGCTCAACTGGTCAAGTCCTCAatagaaaatctgaaaattttcaaataattcctagagttgtcgagaaaaaccctggactggtcgagctagtgcctggactagtcgaatcaagacaaggactagtcgaagcaaggtCCAAATTAAGTACCATTTCCTAAATTCTATATGTAATAAGTATAACctattcctaaggtctttctatggTCATGTATACCTGAAATGTGAGCATTGAACTTATCAACtcggtcgcttcggtagataaaatacttgaagtactttgaagcttgaaacttatacactttgaagcttgagcttgaatgcttgaacttaagcttgagtacTTGAGCTTAAGCTTAGgcttgagcttgtgtacttgtacttgagatTGGACTTGAGCTTATGTATGAAGTTGTACTTGCACTCTGACTTGTATATGATCTTTGACAGTTGAACAtgctcttcaacttgaagatgtagatgCTTTAGATTGTTGATGTGTATGACACAAAAAATCATCttcaaatgaaggtgaacttttcatctattgaacttgaaggtgaacctTCCATCCatcaaacaagtcaatcactctcAAGTGGTTtgtcattacaaaatttgacaacataggATGCTAGatctaaaatatagcacttaccaGTAGTACTGTGGAATGCATATAACAAATAATTGAAAAACAAAATCAAAGATGATGCAGAAGAAGACCTCTTAATATAAAAAACATTAAAATTATTCTCAATTCTTTATAGATTGAGGTTTTTACAGGGATGGTTTTGAGGTTTCggaaggagatgggtttgaggttTCAGAAGGAGATGGGAGGGAGATAGGGGTTTTGATAGGGGCTGGGTGGGAGGCATGCTTGGCGAGTTCGCCAGGGAGGATGAGACGAATGGATGTTTAGATCTACCTCGATGTGATGATGGGTTTCTCGTTGTAGTGAGCCAACCTTGACGATTCCTGGGCCAGCATCTCAAAGATGTCGTTAATAAAGTTGTTTATGATTCCCATGGGCATGCCGGAGATCCCAATGTCGGGATGGACTTGCTTCAAGGCCTTGAAGATGTAGATCTTGTAAGTTCTAACGTTCTTCTtcgatctcttcttcttcttctcatcttCAGTCGATCCTCCTTCCTTTGGAAGCCTCTTCCTTACTTTTGGCTTCTTTTCTACAGGAGCTTTCTCCTCCTTCTCTACAGTGGGCTTCTTCTCTGCTAGCTTTTTGGCAAGATGGTGAAAGTGAAGAAAAGATACAACTGTAGTGAGgattgaaaaagaaaagataggGGAGAAAGAGCAACAAAGATTAAGGATTTCTCCAAAATACAGAGCTAGAAGGAACTATGTTTGCTACAGTGTGAGGAAAAAGGGAAATGACATTCTTTAGGGTTTCCTAGAGAGAGGGAATGAAAAATGCCTTTTTACGGGAGGTTAGGGGTCTTTTTAGGTTTGGTACATGGTTTAAAACGATTCCAATTTTGAAACGGCCTTAAGCTGTTTGAGAACAAAAAATGTAGGCATTCTGGAATagaaattttggtgtagtgagtgGGCAACCTGAGATTTCCCATGgggagattaaacatattttggagaaaacggttaacttCAATAGTAAGGATTGTTCAATCTGtctgaccgatgctttatgggcatactaTACAACTTTTAAaactcccattggaatgtctccctttaaactcgtctatgggaaacCTTGCCACTTGCCAATGGAATTAGAACATAAAGCATACCGAgacattaaaattttgaattttaacttggacaacgctggctctctgcgcaaacttcaattaaatgaactcgagaaAATCAGGAATGACgcatacaagaactcgagaatttacaaggacaggatgaaggtgttccatgacaggaacatcctttgaaaatcattcttgactagtcaaaaagtccttttgtacaattttcggttacatcttttttcggggTGAACTCTGATCTTGTTGGATCGGCCCTTTCACAATTACTAATGTTTAGCCTCATGGGGCCATTAAGATAAAGAATTCGAACAATGGTAAtgcttttaaagtgaatggatattgtttaaagccatttgttgagaaatttgattcagaggacatgtccatacctctgattgatcctgtttaccaagattaatctcctagtctgatggaggtgtagttaggtttattgcttttataGAATTTTGGATTACGATAGTTTTCTTTCCATTTGTTTAGTCTATTTTTAGTGACCCATCTTCATGTTGAGATACTTAGCAAAGCTTCAAATTTTCttctccaggtactatcttttccatcactactccatttcttttcgttgcctcatatgcattgcatgcttatttcttttacattgaggacaatgcaaattttaggttgggggtgtgaattaggtaaactaattagtgttttcttaattgttaagaaaaaagtgaaaattttcaaattttcaaactaAACCCATTTGGAGATCGATAGTTTGTGCTCTTAAGAATGTTTTAAATATGATAATAAGATAGagattcaattttgaattgttggagtttgatcaactaagtagtttatcacttacagttcttgcactcaattgattaagaagaagtttgaatatcatgttaatctaattcacaagacacgttcaagttACTTTCTATGAGTAGTtgtagaatttctaattgttagcaTGAGAATCATTGACaaatgttgagaattgagtctgaaaaattttatccaccttaaaaagatgaaaagaaccagttaaaaaataaaagaataacaaaaaggtcatgaataATGAAAAGACTAGactaaaaaataatgaaaaagaaaaaaatgtacagtctgaaaaagaatgaaagagaccgtcaatataaaatcaaaaactgaaaaaagaagaaaaagaggataagttcggaatcagtacttgagttttcaactaatcttgaTATGGTGatcatgactaacattatgaaatgatagtattcttaTGAGAAGTAAATTtattttcactaagcacatttAAAACCTTAATACATGAACTTATGCTTTGATTTAAtcaataaagaacctatttgatggattacttatatgattcggctctacgttttcaaaatcccactttctcttcttaattctactcatccatacttgattgcacaaaggattgatttctgaaaaaaggtttgaacattgagaattgaaaattacttcatgcatgttttgctcgagactagcaaaatattggttgaggagtgtgttgagtgtcaaatattgcatattttctcctatttatatcttggttttatgaacatgataatacttaatgggtatattttatacatatttgtattgcaaggtgaatttaagagcttggattgaaaagaatgttaaaagcatgggtttgatgctctaaaatcaccaaggcaaggaatggatcttacaagaccaaaattgaagaatttacatgtcaaagatctaagaagactaagtgaggaatgaagagaatcgagaTTTGAAGACTTAGTGAGAATGGATctaagatttgaagtgaagaaaaggaatacgtgtgaaattcgactagcccaagttttagttcgactagcctaagcttTGGTTCTACTGGCCCAAGAAACTTCGGCTCAAACTCCAgcaatattatcttttaaattcacacgattctcgaccagtcaaagatttCTCTCgacttgtaacaccccgtactttccagtactcgattgttaccatgtaatctaattTAATGTAAATAAAAGCATATCTTAAGTGAACATTCACGTTCATTCCGGCCTAAATCCAATCATTGAAAACAATCCTCATCCATATACCAAGCTATCCATCCGTTGTCGTTCGAGAAGGGCCATCATATCATTAGAGGGACTTTTAGGATTCTAATCTCATCAATAGAAAAATCTGATCGACCATCATAGATTTAGAACTTTTGATCATCGTGACCGTCTGAATTTAGGCTAGAACAACCTACGACGAAACTGTAAGGTCTAAAGTCAATCCACCTTGAATTGATCCTCGATTGTACGTAGTAGGATTACATCATAAACGATCATCCAATCGACCCATGATCTAAGCAGATAGTTGAGGTTCGCAGTGTCACATTCATTTGATCGCAAGTATAAATCAAACCTCAAATTTCTTTATCCCAAACTAATGAGTATAACCTTTCAATCCAACCATGAATTAGACAACTCATTTAATCGGCCATAAGATCCACCCATGGGGGGTAATCTTCGTCGTGACCATGAAATAAGACCATTTATGCGTTCTACCTCAAGACTAGCCTATAAATTCTACCATaaatcaatctaaccatcaatgACACTTTTCATCCATAGTTCAAGTCATCTAATCGATTTATTCTCTAGATGGACCTCTACATTAGGTTTAGAAGTCTGAATCACGAGATCAATCATTCATTAAGTCCACAACGTTCTGTCGATCAATCTAATAATTGATGTCCCCTAATTCAACTAACGGGTTATGAAATCAACTTTTAGGTTGTAATTACGCAGCCCTCTAAACCATTGAAACCGTTCAATGTGGACCATGGAAGGCCTTGACCACAAATCATCTTAACATTTGGACCCAACTCACTATATCCACTCTTTATCAAGTTTATGGCATCTTGTTCAATGATCAAGCGTTAGATCGTGTGAATTTGACTACTTGACGGTAACACTAACTGATCATGTGCATCTAAACTAGGTTGGAGTTCTTTTAGGACTGTTGATCATTGACAGTGAGTCAATCTGACCGTCAAACTCCCTTTAAAATGGACTAGGGTCCTATATGAGCCTTGGAAATCATATTTAAAGATGATCTAACCGTCGAATTGATGGAAACCCCCAAATAGGACCCAAGAGTCATGTAGTGACGCCCACCTGTGGTTTAGATATGCCACATCCCTACTTAAGTGTCCCACAAcatgacaatatatatatatatatatgatagtaATAATTTTGTAATAGTAATATACAACACTTTAAACACATATTAGGGCATCTAATCCCTAATTCAACCACTGATTCCCAACTGAGTGGTCTCTAGGACCCTTTTAACTGCTGGCATTCAGATTCGCAAtcatccgaccattagattgatGGAAAAACACTGTTAGGACTAGAAATcaattcgtatggcccacctaagctttggatctgattgatCTTTGGTCAGAGGCCCTTATTGGGACCTCTAAAGAGAATggtcggtgtggatctcacataagcatcatggtagaccccacctcAAAGTGTGAGTGCACAAGAGGAACGTACGCATGTTGTGCACGGGTCCAGGGACCCCAGTCAACACGGGCTGACCCGAAATCTCTCTAAAAAGagaatttctctttctttctctttggtTTTTGACAGCGGGCGGATGGGCATCCGTTTCCTTGATCAGTGACCCACCTACCTGGCCATCTGAACGATCCCAATCATCCATCTAATTCAGGCAGTGGGCTCGACCAAAACCCGACTGCTACAATAGGTTTTTCAGTACATGTCGACACACGATTCTTGATGCAAGTAGGGCCTACAAGCACAatgtttctgaaaatggaaactgCTTTCACTGCCAGCTTAGCGATCCGCATCGGGAGAAATCCTCCAATCTTAGTCTCCATTCAGGcatatctcagccatccattcctGCTCATGTGGGTTAGGGCTTTTGGTCGAAACTAATCCCAAAACCACTGTTTTGGTTAGCTGTTTTTAGAGATTGGATGGCGGGATCAAATCTCGGTCGCTCATTGTCCATCTAAAGGCTGTTAGGAAGTTAGGGTTGTAATAAGAGGGGAGAGGATGTGCCTCTCTCCCGTCACTTGCAAGGACCTGAGAAAATAGGCCGCCATCTTCCAAACTCAAACCACCAAAGAAGAAATCATGGAGCTTGGATTTCAAGCATTCACGAGCTTCATAAAGCTCATTCGAACCTCCCATAATAGTCATTAGAAGAATGATAGCCCATGTTCAGATCCACCATTGAAGCTTGTCTTCTTCTCTGTCGAGTCTGTCGAGTTACAGGAGGGATTTTGACGTATCTAGCCATGTCTGAGCATAACTGGGGAGAAAAGaatggaggagaagaagaaagaagaggagatggGAGGAGGCGGCTGTTGCACCACACCGAGCTGCTGGGTGCTGCACTACACTGACCCGACCAAGTTCGGTTTGGGTTGGCTTGTAGGCCCAGTCGGTCAATgctaaagaaaggaagaagagggaAGCAGGAAgaaaagatagaagaagaagaagacatgacAGAGAGAGGAAGTGAGTCTGAGTGGTGCGACTGCACTAAGTTGTTGCACCAACTCGACTCAGTTGGGTCATGGCCAGGTCAAGTCCAGATGTTTGTGAGAGTCCTGAGTAAAGAAAGTAGAAGAGAAAGGGGAGAAGGGGAATCGAGAGAGGAGGAGGTGGAGGCACATCAAGGGATTATCAATTGTTGGTGCAACTTGTTGGAATGCAACTCAGCAGCAATCGAG containing:
- the LOC131238856 gene encoding histone H2B.8-like; the encoded protein is METKIGGFLPMRIAKLAVKAVSIFRNIVLVGPTCIKNRVSTFVSFLHFHHLAKKLAEKKPTVEKEEKAPVEKKPKVRKRLPKEGGSTEDEKKKKRSKKNVRTYKIYIFKALKQVHPDIGISGMPMGIINNFINDIFEMLAQESSRLAHYNEKPIITSR